ttttgtcttccggtgatctgcattgatggcacatttttgactggaaggtataaaggtcagatactcaccgcaatcggtgtagattgtaacaaccaaattgttccgctcgcatttgcatttgttgagaatgagaacatagacagttggtattggttccttgaacgagtgaagaatcatgttgttgctgcacgtctagatgtgtgccttattagtgataggcatgcaggtatcctgcaatcaatactgaaattgcaatgtggaactgcgacaacgcctccattatggcctgatgtccaaaacaggtggtgcattaggcatatgggtgcaaacttctatgaacacttcaagaacaaggatcttaagaacctgtttaagaggttgtgcacccaaaatcaacagagaaaattcaatgcattatggcagatgcttgatcagttgagtgcagagctagtgaaggtaagggcatcaggagcaggcacgagtcaggctgcagaggctagggattcaattgagaagccattttcacactagattcgaggtgcacctaaggagaaatggtcatttctttatgataccaacggaatacggtatggtattcagacaacgaaccatgcagagtgtttcaatatggttatgcgttcttgtcgtgcctttccacttgtgggaattgttgagttcatcatgtatgggtgcatgaagtatttcagagagcgttacacggctgcaagcataaacatcagcaacccccaaattcagttttgcaaaagagtgacgtacatatctctttaaaattacatcaagtgttcctacatatttactaatatcacatacaggatacgatccagctactgcgttcggccatactggaatgtttagagagacagcaccagttggcggaccgtatccagggatggtaccggggccacagataccggcgtgcacaggttaatttatgtttcgtatttcggtttctacatgtcattacgaaatatacgagcgtacgctaacatccatattttttgcgtaggattctaccccgatgcgggcgccggaccttcttcttcctcctttcgaccagataacgagacattcaccttagacgacttcgacagcttgagtccagaagagcctgccgcgcaaggtgaccccgatgtcttggggtattcacagctaggaggagcaccacttgggatctctcagcagcagacaccgcagccccttgcgcgtcctgagcgacaggtgaggtctccggatgttctcacctactccgagggacatgtccgtgcccagcagagggctaagagggtccgacgccctaggggtggttagatgtatatgatgtttatttgtaatgagatagctgtggaccgcttatttgtatccgatgtttatgattgtggtaggttacttgtcctttatttttatagatattatttatgtgaacttattatgtttgtgggttccataatgctcatgaaataagggaagttcttgcgatttttttccgtgatttaatgaaggacaagtaacgtgcggtaggagttagcggccgagatcttgccgacgatgatgacgaatacacgctcgaatagctcaaaataggtccctgcaaaaataaaagtccgagaaaaaaaagggggggcctgtcgcccccccaatgggcgacaggggcctgtcgcccgaggggagggtgacaggcccctgtcgcccgttgggggggcgacaggtcccccgtcttttttttttctctccagggactttgttgcaaatttgaaaaaaaaattacacattgggcctgtcgccctatgggagggcgaccggggtatatttttgaaatatttgaaaacggacatatatttttgaaattttaatttttaaaaaatataaaaaagaaaaaaccgccttcctcggcggcggtggctggggGCGTTGCGTAGGACGACGCTGCGGCCTGTGGGCTGCGGAGCCTAACCGCTGCTTCTTCGCAGGAGGTGGACGCCGGGTGTCACGACCCCAAATTTACCGGACGGTCCGGTTCTAGGCCCGAACGGTCCGCCCGGTGCTCTGCTCCGGCGTGCAGTGCCCGCATCGCGCGTGCCGCGTGTCAGTCTCGCCAGCGTCCATCCTCGCACCACACGCCAGCCGTCCTCGCGTGCCGTGCTGCCCCTTCACTCTTCCCCTCACCATCTCCTTATCCGCGCTCGACCGACCCCCTTCTCCCCGCGAACCCTAGCCCCAAATCCCCCATTGTtgccgccggcccgagctccttgccgccgccctcggtgagccccTCACCAATTCCTCGCACGGGGAGCTCCctctcaccctcctcctccgattCCGGCGCTCACCCAGCCTTGGGCCTCGCCGTGCAGGGCCGTCGCCGCTCGcctcggtccgccgccgcccaacgcTGTCGCGCCGCCCGTCCGTTGCCGCTCCTCGCCTACGCCGCCGCCAGTGAGGctcgccaccacctcctccaccccgTGCGCACCTCCCTCGGCCTGCTccagcctcgcctcgccgcaccgcctcgcgccgccgtcgccgcgcgtgtgcgcgcgcgtCGCGCTGCGCGTACGCCGTGGCCTCGCTCCCGGGTGGGTCAAGGCCTCTGgccttgccttgacccggcctgggtgGGGCGCCAGcccgtggggcccacctgtcggcctctggCCTGGTGGGTGTGGCCGGATCCGGGTGTACCTAGCAATTTTGCTAGGGTTTCTTTAGGTTTTATTTGTCTGCAATCTTGCAAAATGCGTAGAAATTcgtgtatagctccaaaaattgtgaaacttattttgttggattcctatagcttagatctactcaaaaaaaaatatttttttatgttacttttctgtagatttatctatagttttatcttgcaaaagtgagtttaatgcttatttatttgtgtattgttttaaaaatttcaaactaaattttgttagactccttgtgaggtgtgcATTTCAGTGGTGCAACTTTTTCACATGATTCCTTGCTGTTTTTCAAAGTTTTAGATAGTTTTCTTATGCtttgtctgaaaatggtttaatatagaaatTTTTACTAgaaagtgagaaaatagtaaaactagttttgttagctttgtttttatgcctagtatctaagataattttcttggttTTGTTTAGATAATTTTGCATCTCTTTTCTGATTTATCTTGTTTTGAATTgctgaaaattaatatatttatgattaattatagaaaatgcttttgctacaaaaccaattttcatgagttatTTGCAATGTTATCGGCatgctcaaattatttcatgatttatgcttgtcgTTTAGtttatttcttaattcttgcatcgcattcatgcattatagtgaccgaaccgtcggagatcgaacccgtggagcccaccgagtccgtggagcctgaacccggaatcccgttcgtggtcgagcccgaagttaaccaaggcaagcagctaagcatattccttgcacctatctaaTTTGATTTAGTATAGCTATTCCACTTGGACATTgatgggctatatatatatatatatatatatatatatatatatatatatatatatatatatatatatatatatatactttgatgcactatccttccttgaattgtttaaccatgtccttgccacatgttagttagttaattacttaacttgactagatgttTAGCCCTACTTAGAATACTTGCATTactcgctagacaggaatggtttggaggatcacatttaccgtttacccttgatcgcactggttcggttgggttgttaagagtttgatagtatcgagattcgagcggaatggtagggcctagagaatggagtaacatgggcatagtccgcttgaatcgtttaaggaccgtccgtggatgacgtcggttttgagcatctttccgtgctaccacatatccaatataatggtacggataagccaattaccttctttgacttgattattgatgtgcagtcctagatacgtggctacgggctatgcagagaggcttagtgtgtccccaggtggacctatgtgtaggaaagtttagaaatgtccctggtggaactaagtctctacttgtaagctaggtgtgaagttcaatgatcgagccttgttgggaacagttgacgtgagtacccccttgcccggcgtgatcggttgggtgagtcgcatggtcctcgcgtcgtgtgggtaaagtagtacatccttgcaaggttttaatcatttcgaattgccgcgctctcggttatgagcaagctcattatcccatgaactcctcgtagAATTTTGATTATGATGGAAATGGTTCATGTTACAGCTATGATCAGTTATAAAttatattactctcttaatcaactaaaattgtttggggGTTTGGGcaatattaattaattctgataggtgatagtgtacaGAGCTAATGCatctgcaataattacttaaccttaaagcttttacttgagccattgcatgattCTTGTAtatgtaatcgcgtaagtcttgcgagtaccttttgtactcatgttgctttctaaacctagttgcaggtgagccggaagtggtgttcggccacttctaccccgctgatccaaatggggggaggagtaggtcgttatGGTTgagatgatgtccttgagccaGGCATCATCACCTTAGTAtgtctttatcgtaatcgagcttcgTGAGAGTATGTAAATTCAATAAACTTTAAATTTCGGTTTAATAtgtctttcgtgagcccaaTACTTgtaaaggaagtttgaacccaccTATATCGAACTTGTGATGTTAAATGTGTAAAACTGCTTTTTGTGGATTTTTggtgatgtattcgattgtaaacggtatgtgtatATGCTGATCCTAGGCGTATGTTAGAgcaccgggactaccggatttaatattattttaggcGTATGAcatgtcggttattcgtgtctctagatgtggggtaacacgtggcacgctctctggcgagcacgtgttaactctcatctggaagATAATGACTGGAGATTtgtttaaaataatattaaattgGGCAGTTCTCACACCGGGCAGGGGCAAGAgccctgtggcggcggcgctcgcttcTGTTGCCAAAATTGATCTTGCGGCGAGGAGCCGAGGATACGATGAAACTGCGCGGCGGCTCGTCGTATGTTGCCGATGCGGAAGGTATGTGGCGAGCAAGCCTCTTGGGCACCCATTCTACACCCTCCTCCAGAGTGATAGTATGAATTGAAACACCAAATCATTTCCCAGTGTGCATTCATCAGTACCTCCAGACTGATAAGTCATTCATGAATTGAAACACCAAATTCATTTCCCAGATGTGCATTCAGTACAAGAGCATTTGCCCTCGTGAATGAAGATAATTCTACGCTGCAGCCGTACATGTTTTTTACACTACTTCGTCCCTTAAACCATACACCAAATTATGAAATCATTACACTTCTGCCCATAGTAGATTTTAGTAATATTTTCACTGCTGGCATGAACAGTTGGTTATCCATCAGCTATATGATTGAATCGTTCAACTGATCGAAGCAACTTGTCATGACAAATTGACAATTGTTTCCCGGGTGTCGACTaggaaaatttaatttcttCAGATTTGGTGGCCTCCAACTGCTTTCTCATATATCTGAATGACTAAATCGCTACACTTTGGCTTATGTTACCTTATTAAATTAGTATTTGCGTTGCTGGCATGGACAGAGATGTATAACAACTCCACTCGCACTAATACTACAATAAGAAAGACGATGCATCGGAATACGCCATTGATGAGCTGCAGTAGTTGGGTGCCATTGACGAGCTCTAGTAGTAGTTGGGTCAGGAGGCATCTCTCCGAGCAAAATAGCAATGGCATGGGGAAAAAGAGAAGGACGATGAGCAAATAACAAGTGCCCACTGACTACCGAGGCTTTCATGTTTCGCGCACAGAGCAGTAGAGCACAGTTGGCATGGGGCCAAAACTGATCGTCCGGCGGGAAGCAACAAAAGTACGGCGGCAAAGCCGTAGGTCGCCGGTGCCGACGGCATGCGAAGCCACTTCTGCATTCGAGTTAGATGTACGATAAACTGCTTGGTCGCTCAAACCATGCACCAAATTACTAAATCAAATATACCTTAGCTTATACTAGATTTAGTAATATTTTCGAAGCTGGCATGAACAGCGATGTATAACCACATGATTATTATATTATAATATAATAACAACGTTAGGTGCAATACTACAACAAAAAAGACGATGCATCCGGAGTACGCCATTGACAAGCTGCAGTAGTTGGGTTAGGAGGCATCTCTCCGAGGAAACTAGCAATTGCTTGAGTCATCAGGCTCAAGAGAAAGGGAAGAAAATGGGGTGTGCCCCTCGCGCACGGACGCTCCCGTGCGCACCCTGCCCCGATGCCGTTCTTTAGGATCTGACGGATGGTGCAGTGAACGGCTCGGCTTCCTCGCAGGGATCGACTTCCGCGTGACCTCGGCTCGTTGAATCGAATAGCCGCCCGGCTCCGCTTCATTGCTCCCGGCTTCTCCAATCGAGCCATGACGCTCCAATCATCGGCaacggcggctgcggcgacggcgggaggctttgcggcggtgcggcgagcgAAGAGCTGGTGGAGCGGGAGAAGAGCGGCCTCGACGCTGCCCACTCCGCGGCGGACTCCGGCCGCTTCCATCCGCCGCGACCCTGCTCCCGCCGGTGCCTCCGCCCCAGCGCGCCGGAGCCCTCGCTGCCGGCCGTCGCACGCGCGAGGCCCTCGCTGCCAGCCGTCGAGCACCCAAAAATTATTGTTTGCCTTCTCTGTTAGTTCAAAGTGACACCTGCGTCTAGCTTGTTCTGTTAGAAAGGCAATTGTGTGTATCAGCCTTAGTAATAAACTGTCTAATTTGCTCTACcaaaattttctggagttaTTGCTACTACTCTTGAGTTCCAAACTGCCAGATTTCCTAAGTTCAAGTTTTCAGTCATATTCCTTGGTCTGTTGTTAGATGCTTCATCAACAAGGTCATGTTAATTCCGACAATCCTACTCATTGGTTACTTCTAGATATTGAATACAAATATTTGTACAAAATAAATTTCTTCTTGTGTCAGCTAGTACTTGTTTATGTGCTTACATATTTATTGAGCTGTATTAATTGATTTTCAGGAAGTGTCTGCAATATTCAGAGTAGCAGGCATAAACTAGCACTTGTTTAGAGTGTTCTTAGTTCTTACATATTTATTTGGTCATTAATAATTTCAGGAAGATGTTGCTGCCATATTCAGAGTAGCAGACAAGGATAACTCTGGCACTTTAACtgtgaagaaaataaaagatgttcCTGGAGACATCTGTGAGAGATACCCACAAGTGGAGTTGTATCTTAAATCCAACCAAATGAAGGGCTTCCATGATCTACTCAAGGACTCGGATGGCAACTCCAAGGAGTTGAAAGAACTGGACATTTAGGCCACATTTTTCTGTTGCATTTTCTGAATATATCCGTGTTGTAATAGTACTCACTCTCCTAACTGATAGAACTCTGAAGTGATTTCACCAAAGGAACTCCACAATGCACACAAAAGGATTACAAGCTCCATATTACAAGCTCTGAAATAAGCTATCTGAAATAAGCAATCAGATAACAGGTTCCATATTACAAGCTCCAAATTATAAGCTCTGAAATGGTGGGCAAAATCAGGAATCTATGTATCAGTGACAGTTCTGAAATCTGACACTTTTCTTATATAGCAGCTCACCTTTTCCATAATTTATTTTAGAGATTTCAGTGGTTGTAATATGGAGCTGCCCACTGCCATAATTTAATTTCTTGTCTTTCATTTATGATGCTGTTTCAGACTTTACTATTCTCTGAATTTTCTGATTGTGAATAGTAACCTCTACTCATCAAATTTGAAGATTTAATTGAGGTGCTTAGGGTCTGAGTTTACAAAACAATATGGTTCATTTCATGAGAACATGTCTACATAGATTCATCAAAATGTAACTTCCTAACAGCAGCTTGCGTTGTAGCATCTTGATCAACTCCCATTAAGAGACTTGTGTACCCTCCTGGTATGTATGGAGGAGCCATTGCAGAAGGATTAGCAAATAAATTGAACGGGGGCATTGCGACATTAGTATATCCACTTTGGACGAAAGGAGCATTCATGGTTGAAGATGCCCCAACATTACAATCATGTGTTTACGACAAGAAAGTGTTCATAAATCATGCATGTAATGgaataaattttgaaaataggTATTGTCTTACAATTATTTGGTTTGTCTCAGCACGTTCGTCTCTTGCTTCAATATCATCATGTTCCAGATCGTCACCTACAATGCAAAATATATGATAAAcaaatatttagaaaaaaaattacactagaACAAAAGGCATTTAACAGTTGGATACCTTTCTTCTGGgcacccttcttcttcttcttcttctttcctgGGTTCTTCTCAAGAACATTTTTAAAACGTGTCTCCTTTGGACCTTTTATGACTGGATGGATTCTGAATGATATTACACCATTTAGTGGATCTCGGACACATTCATTTGGAGTAGGAGAAATCTCATTGGATTTATCATGCATCTCACTTAGATAAGTATCCACTTCCAAGTTCAAGTCA
This portion of the Panicum virgatum strain AP13 chromosome 2N, P.virgatum_v5, whole genome shotgun sequence genome encodes:
- the LOC120660497 gene encoding external alternative NAD(P)H-ubiquinone oxidoreductase B1, mitochondrial-like, with product MTLQSSATAAAATAGGFAAVRRAKSWWSGRRAASTLPTPRRTPAASIRRDPAPAGASAPARRSPRCRPSHARGPRCQPSSTQKLLFAFSEDVAAIFRVADKDNSGTLTVKKIKDVPGDICERYPQVELYLKSNQMKGFHDLLKDSDGNSKELKELDI